The following coding sequences are from one Calypte anna isolate BGI_N300 chromosome 18, bCalAnn1_v1.p, whole genome shotgun sequence window:
- the MXRA7 gene encoding matrix-remodeling-associated protein 7 isoform X5, which translates to MDLAVDSYVVVSLLFTVLAIVLAFVFVRLRGGEGERPAERPRQPAEEGEEAAEEAVAGPEDEGGRVPVEEVGAGEPRKEAVGEQRETATEPSPAATEPIPPMTKTSPPVTEPSPAVTKSIPPVTEPTPPVTKSIPPVTEPTPLVTKSIPPVTEPTLPVTKSISPVTEPTPPVTEPTPLVTKSIPPVTEPTPLVTKSIPPVTEPSPPVTESIPRQLPAEPRDPEPREEDAKSKIPPLGASPGSSPGQKGQAEGGCGHAALSIKAEEEDLDSENEKLVVRELEDEAAADEKFSFKYSPGKLRGNQYKSMMTKEELEEEQRNTSSSFLLAF; encoded by the exons ATGGACCTGGCCGTGGACTCGTACGTGGTCGTCTCGCTGCTCTTCACCGTCCTGGCCATCGTCCTCGCCTTCGTCTTCGTCAGGCTGcgaggaggagaaggggagcgGCCGGCGGAGCGGCCCCGGCAGCCGGCAGAGGAGGGCGAGGAGGCGGCGGAGGAAGCGGTAGCGGGGCCGGAGGATGAAGGGGGCCGGGTACCGGTGGAGGAGGTCGGGGCTGGCGAGCCGAGGAAGGAGGCGGTGGGCGAGCAGCGGGAGACGGCGACCGAGCCCAGCCCCGCGGCGACCGAGCCCATCCCCCCGATGACCAAGACCAGCCCCCCGGTGACCGAGCCCAGCCCCGCGGTGACCAAGAGCATCCCCCCGGTGACCGAGCCCACCCCCCCGGTGACCAAGAGCATCCCCCCGGTGACCGAGCCCACCCCACTGGTGACCAAGAGCATCCCCCCGGTGACCGAGCCCACCCTCCCGGTGACCAAGAGCATCTCCCCGGTGACCGAGCCCACCCCCCCGGTAACCGAGCCCACCCCACTGGTGACCAAGAGCATCCCCCCGGTGACCGAGCCCACCCCACTGGTGACCAAGAGCATCCCCCCGGTGACCGAGCCCAGCCCCCCGGTGACCGAGAGCATCCCCCGGCAGCTGCCCGCCGAGCCCCGGGACCCCGAGCCCCGAGAGGAGGATGCAAAGAGCAAG ATACCACCTTTGGGTGCCTcacctggctccagccctgggcagaAGGGACAAGCAGAGGGTGGATGTGGCCATGCAGCACTTTCCATCAAGGCAGAG GAGGAAGATCTGGACTCAGAAAATGAGAAGCTGGTGGTGAGAGAGCTGGAGGATGAGGCTG CTGCAGATGAGAAGTTCTCTTTTAAATACAGCCCTGGAAAGCTGAGAGGAAACCAGTACAAGTCAATGATGACCAAAGAAGAACTTGAGGAAGAACAAAG
- the MXRA7 gene encoding matrix-remodeling-associated protein 7 isoform X3, protein MDLAVDSYVVVSLLFTVLAIVLAFVFVRLRGGEGERPAERPRQPAEEGEEAAEEAVAGPEDEGGRVPVEEVGAGEPRKEAVGEQRETATEPSPAATEPIPPMTKTSPPVTEPSPAVTKSIPPVTEPTPPVTKSIPPVTEPTPLVTKSIPPVTEPTLPVTKSISPVTEPTPPVTEPTPLVTKSIPPVTEPTPLVTKSIPPVTEPSPPVTESIPRQLPAEPRDPEPREEDAKSKIPPLGASPGSSPGQKGQAEGGCGHAALSIKAEEEDLDSENEKLVVRELEDEAAADEKFSFKYSPGKLRGNQYKSMMTKEELEEEQRTEDYMKLSLASS, encoded by the exons ATGGACCTGGCCGTGGACTCGTACGTGGTCGTCTCGCTGCTCTTCACCGTCCTGGCCATCGTCCTCGCCTTCGTCTTCGTCAGGCTGcgaggaggagaaggggagcgGCCGGCGGAGCGGCCCCGGCAGCCGGCAGAGGAGGGCGAGGAGGCGGCGGAGGAAGCGGTAGCGGGGCCGGAGGATGAAGGGGGCCGGGTACCGGTGGAGGAGGTCGGGGCTGGCGAGCCGAGGAAGGAGGCGGTGGGCGAGCAGCGGGAGACGGCGACCGAGCCCAGCCCCGCGGCGACCGAGCCCATCCCCCCGATGACCAAGACCAGCCCCCCGGTGACCGAGCCCAGCCCCGCGGTGACCAAGAGCATCCCCCCGGTGACCGAGCCCACCCCCCCGGTGACCAAGAGCATCCCCCCGGTGACCGAGCCCACCCCACTGGTGACCAAGAGCATCCCCCCGGTGACCGAGCCCACCCTCCCGGTGACCAAGAGCATCTCCCCGGTGACCGAGCCCACCCCCCCGGTAACCGAGCCCACCCCACTGGTGACCAAGAGCATCCCCCCGGTGACCGAGCCCACCCCACTGGTGACCAAGAGCATCCCCCCGGTGACCGAGCCCAGCCCCCCGGTGACCGAGAGCATCCCCCGGCAGCTGCCCGCCGAGCCCCGGGACCCCGAGCCCCGAGAGGAGGATGCAAAGAGCAAG ATACCACCTTTGGGTGCCTcacctggctccagccctgggcagaAGGGACAAGCAGAGGGTGGATGTGGCCATGCAGCACTTTCCATCAAGGCAGAG GAGGAAGATCTGGACTCAGAAAATGAGAAGCTGGTGGTGAGAGAGCTGGAGGATGAGGCTG CTGCAGATGAGAAGTTCTCTTTTAAATACAGCCCTGGAAAGCTGAGAGGAAACCAGTACAAGTCAATGATGACCAAAGAAGAACTTGAGGAAGAACAAAG
- the MXRA7 gene encoding matrix-remodeling-associated protein 7 isoform X4: protein MDLAVDSYVVVSLLFTVLAIVLAFVFVRLRGGEGERPAERPRQPAEEGEEAAEEAVAGPEDEGGRVPVEEVGAGEPRKEAVGEQRETATEPSPAATEPIPPMTKTSPPVTEPSPAVTKSIPPVTEPTPPVTKSIPPVTEPTPLVTKSIPPVTEPTLPVTKSISPVTEPTPPVTEPTPLVTKSIPPVTEPTPLVTKSIPPVTEPSPPVTESIPRQLPAEPRDPEPREEDAKSKIPPLGASPGSSPGQKGQAEGGCGHAALSIKAEEEDLDSENEKLVVRELEDEAAADEKFSFKYSPGKLRGNQYKSMMTKEELEEEQRIELTSDLTSL, encoded by the exons ATGGACCTGGCCGTGGACTCGTACGTGGTCGTCTCGCTGCTCTTCACCGTCCTGGCCATCGTCCTCGCCTTCGTCTTCGTCAGGCTGcgaggaggagaaggggagcgGCCGGCGGAGCGGCCCCGGCAGCCGGCAGAGGAGGGCGAGGAGGCGGCGGAGGAAGCGGTAGCGGGGCCGGAGGATGAAGGGGGCCGGGTACCGGTGGAGGAGGTCGGGGCTGGCGAGCCGAGGAAGGAGGCGGTGGGCGAGCAGCGGGAGACGGCGACCGAGCCCAGCCCCGCGGCGACCGAGCCCATCCCCCCGATGACCAAGACCAGCCCCCCGGTGACCGAGCCCAGCCCCGCGGTGACCAAGAGCATCCCCCCGGTGACCGAGCCCACCCCCCCGGTGACCAAGAGCATCCCCCCGGTGACCGAGCCCACCCCACTGGTGACCAAGAGCATCCCCCCGGTGACCGAGCCCACCCTCCCGGTGACCAAGAGCATCTCCCCGGTGACCGAGCCCACCCCCCCGGTAACCGAGCCCACCCCACTGGTGACCAAGAGCATCCCCCCGGTGACCGAGCCCACCCCACTGGTGACCAAGAGCATCCCCCCGGTGACCGAGCCCAGCCCCCCGGTGACCGAGAGCATCCCCCGGCAGCTGCCCGCCGAGCCCCGGGACCCCGAGCCCCGAGAGGAGGATGCAAAGAGCAAG ATACCACCTTTGGGTGCCTcacctggctccagccctgggcagaAGGGACAAGCAGAGGGTGGATGTGGCCATGCAGCACTTTCCATCAAGGCAGAG GAGGAAGATCTGGACTCAGAAAATGAGAAGCTGGTGGTGAGAGAGCTGGAGGATGAGGCTG CTGCAGATGAGAAGTTCTCTTTTAAATACAGCCCTGGAAAGCTGAGAGGAAACCAGTACAAGTCAATGATGACCAAAGAAGAACTTGAGGAAGAACAAAG